One Rhododendron vialii isolate Sample 1 chromosome 2a, ASM3025357v1 genomic region harbors:
- the LOC131317059 gene encoding uncharacterized protein LOC131317059: protein MPLLPCSTEMSPMMKLRRRDNPTTSGTFGTFVISSTPCFPVSAASVPLCLCFPSRSNCSSTFAQYCLFCAVDLCETSRPFGPECSFLPSRNRWWIDNCCCLCQLIEPLDTSSTNHLATLWLDSVVYHSFVHYIIEGLRFRQLQECWISSLSLHLNNSMQLLVMPSSWYFFICSH, encoded by the exons ATGCCATTGTTGCCTTGTTCAACAGAGATGTCACCAATGATGAAGTTGCGCAGGCGCGATAATCC TACAACTTCTGGGACTTTTGGGACCTTCGTCATTTCATCTACCCCCTGTTTTCCTGTTTCGGCTGCTTCTGTTCCTCTGTGTTTGTGCTTCCCGTCGAGAAGTAATTGCTCCTCTACGTTTGCTCAGTACTG TCTCTTTTGTGCGGTGGATCTGTGTGAAACGTCGAGGCCATTTGGCCCCGAATGTAGTTTTTTACCGAGTCGAAACCGCTGGTGGATCGACAACTGTTGCTGCTTGTGTCAACTCATAGAGCCACTGGACACCTCTTCTACAAACCATTTAGCAACTTTGTGGCTGGACTCAGTTGTCTATCACTCATTTGTTCATTATATTATTGAAG GTTTAAGATTTCGGCAATTGCAAGAATGTTGGATCTCAAGCCTCTCTCTCCACCTCAATAACTCTATGCAGCTCTTGGTTATGCCATCCAGTTGGTATTTCTTCATCTGTTCTCACTAA
- the LOC131317060 gene encoding MDIS1-interacting receptor like kinase 2-like, which produces MLSLSTIDLSFNELEGPLPDSKVFNSSPPEASSHNKNLCGDSIQGLTPCNNSVSGGGGKENKGNSRLIIIAVSTSLGSLFLLLLLVGAVALHRKSNRRSQKEDGNFDDAYCIGQGGSARVYKVDLPNGQVVAVKKLFMNEGSEIGEIKSFANEVATLTEIRHQNIVKLYGFCYHEKHTFLVCEYMERGSLADILKREKDAWELDWSKRVNVVKGVAHALSYLYHNCMPHIIHRDILSKNVLLDSEMEAHVSDFGTARVLKPDSSNSRHIRIHCSRIIVHNGSDREMRRVQLWSFDT; this is translated from the exons ATGCTCAGCCTGTCAACGATCGATTTGTCGTTCAATGAACTGGAGGGTCCTCTGCCTGACTCCAAGGTTTTTAATTCGTCTCCGCCCGAAGCGTCTTCTCATAACAAGAATCTATGTGGTGATTCAATCCAAGGTTTGACACCATGCAACAACTCAGTGTCTGGAGGTGGTGgtaaggaaaacaaaggaaactCACGGTTGATCATTATCGCAGTTTCTACCTCGTTAGGCTCGTTGTTTCTCTTGCTTTTGCTTGTTGGGGCTGTCGCGCTTCACCGAAAAAGTAACCGGAGAAGCCAGAAAGAAGATGGT AATTTCGACGATGCATACTGCATTGGACAGGGAGGATCGGCCAGAGTCTACAAAGTTGACTTACCAAATGGGCAG GTAGTAGCAGTTAAAAAGCTATTTATGAATGAAGGTTCAGAGATTGGGGAGATCAAGAGTTTTGCAAATGAGGTAGCAACGCTGACGGAAATAAGGCACCAGAACATCGTGAAACTCTACGGCTTCTGTTACCACGAAAAGCACACTTTTCTGGTTTGCGAGTACATGGAGAGAGGAAGCTTGGCAGAcattttgaagagagagaaagacgcCTGGGAGTTGGACTGGAGCAAGAGAGTGAACGTAGTGAAAGGGGTGGCTCATGCTTTATCTTACCTTTATCACAACTGCATGCCTCACATAATTCATCGGGATATATTGAGCAAGAATGTTTTGTTGGACTCGGAAATGGAGGCTCATGTCTCAGATTTTGGCACAGCAAGGGTTTTGAAGCCCGATTCTTCAAATTCTAGGCACATTCGGATACATTGCTCCAG AATTATCGTACACAATGGCAGTGACAGAGAAATGCGACGTGTACAGCTTTGGAGTTTTGACACTTGA